The DNA segment TCATGATCGCGCAAGGACATAACTCTTGTTTACAAAGATTTGGAATTGTGAagtactagtttttttttttttgcctaggAAAGGAAATGTTGTTATTAGTCATCTTACTTGGGAGGATAAAATTACAGAGCTTTGTTCTTGGTTTTTCGTTTTGATCTTCTAAATTGGTTTTCATTTCAAAGTGCAGGGTGCAAAAATATGTGATCTAGTCATCGACATCACACCCGCCGTGGATTACCAACTCCCAGCTACCGTCTTAATTCCTCCTGCAGTACACTACGccctctcttttcttcttcttcttcttctttaatttATACAAACTACTCGTAACATTCTTTTTCTGATGATCGCTTGAATAGTCGAACGATGGCGATGAGGGTGCCGGCGGCATCGGATCTGCTGTTCGGAAGGCGGAGAATGTTGTCACCACTATGCTGGCCAAGGGATTCGTCCTGGGGAAGGATGCACTGAACAAGGCAAAGTCTTTCGATGAGAAGCACCAGTTGACATCCACAGCTTCAGCCAAAGTCTCGGATCTGGACAAAAGGATGGGGCTAAGCGAGAAAATAAGCATGGGCACTGCTGCCGTCAACGAGAAGGTGATGGAAATGGATCAGAAATATCAGGTGTCGGAGAAGACGAGATCAGCCATTGCAGCTGCGGAGCAGAAGGTTAGCACTGCCGGTGCGGCCATCATGAAGAACAGGTATGTGTTCACCGGGGCAGCATGGGTGACGGGGGCCTTCGGTAAGGTTGCCAGGGTTGCTAGTGATGTTGGAACCAAGGCAATGGATAAGGCTGCGACGGAGCAGGAACGGCGCAAAGTTGAGGAGCAGTTGGCCAAGGGTCACGACGAATCGGGGGATCCCAAAGATTCGACCACATCTTCGAAAGATTCAACAACTTCAGACGATTCACCGACTTCAAAAGATTCACCAACCAAGCATCAGGACAAACCCGAACCTGCCCAAGGGACGATCCTATGATTTCTTTTCTATGCCTGCCAGTCTGCCAGCCTGCTGCCGTGTatagcgtgtgtgtgtgtgtgtgtgtggggtaTTATTATTCATGGTTTCTAATCATAAAACGTGTAATGAGAGACTTGACGATGGAGTTGAAGGATGTTAATACAATCCTCGAGAACATCTAAAAACCTACCCTTCCATGCTTACGCTCCAATTGCGTCAGAGTAAGATGCATAATCTTTAAGAATGGAGCAGGCCATAGTTTGCACATGCAAGCTAGATATATCTAATTCTTTGGTGCATTCCATGTCATTTACATCGGACGTTTACATGCATATACGGCATTTTAGATGTTGTATTCTCTATTTACACATTTGATTTCGATATGATCTTGAGGTGGGCTCCTATTGTGTTTGCTGGCGTAACTTGTCACATCAGACCGCCTAAAGAGGGAGAGTGCTGCCACAGAGGCGGAAGAAAGAGGCGTCGCGTCGTAGATGCAAGGTCGGCGAACACCGTCTGGATGTCTGATAGATAGCAGGAAGTAATAATAGTGAACGAGTGAAAAAAGCATTTTTTACGCCAAAATAAAATGGAATGGTGTCGAATGATAAAGCCAAGAATTAAaactacaaaaaaagaaaaaacatgactGCTGCTAGGCTACGCCCACCCCGTTATTCTGATATATCTCTAGATCTCGGCAGGAATAGCAACACAAACACCTAATTGAAATTTCAGCtgaaacaccaccaccaccacacgtCCGAAAAATAAGCTAGGCTAGGGCGAGTCAAAGTCGACTAGACTCAGAAGACCGGACAGCCGTCCACTTGCACCCCTTTGGCTGTCGGACACGTGGCGAGCGGGCAGTGCTCATCAGTTCCCCACCAGTCGATGCTCGTGTTCTCCATGTTGAGCGCGAAGTATAGCAGGACGCCCATGAAGGCGACTCCCGCGTCCATGGCCGCCGACAGAATGTAGTTGAACCGCTCCCACCACTTCTTCCGGCGGCGGTACACCGCGTAGTTGAAGACGGTGCCCACCACGACCCACGCCGTGAAGTTGATGGGGCTGGCCGGGGGCATAATCCCCGTCGCCCCCAGCAGCACCGGGAGGTTGACCAAGGGGATCCACGACCGAGCCGGGAACGCCCTGTGCAGGCCCCACACCAGCACGGGACCGATGGCGCCGCCCAGGAAGAACCAGTTGAGGGATCCGTAGTTTCCCAGCGGCCCAAAGATGCGCCTGGGCCCCACCAATCCCCAGATGACCGAGGCGTCGAAGAAGACCCGGTCGCCCGGGCACGTCCAGGGGCTGTTCGGGGGCAGCCGAGCTCGCTCGCATATGTTATCGATGGATCCCAGCATCCAGTGCGCCACGGTGATGTTGATGGTTCCGGCGATGATGGTGCCTATCAGCTGTCACAGAATTGGCTCAGCGGACGATGACGAGTTGCATGTGACACGCGGTGTCAGTAACGAATTCACGAGTCGAGTGGTACTCCTTACCTGAACCAGGAACATGGATCTGGGTGGGATCTTCATGTAATGGCCAAGCTTAAAATCCGCCAGGAAGGACACGGCCTGGGCCATGCTCATGTAACCATACACTTTGAAGCAGACATTGGAGATGGGCTTCCCCGGTTGCAGTAGACCCATCATGTATTCGGTGATGATGTTGAGGCCCGGAGTCTTTTTCCCATCCGTCCAAAGCAGCAGCAATACCGGTTCAGATACAGTAgcgaaaaaaaagaaaggaagagatgcaaaaaaatattgttacctGGTTGGTGGTGGCGGTAATGATGCTGATGGGGAGGGTGAAGATGAAGGCAAGAGCGCAGGCGAAAAAGAGCCCCCAGACTGGCAGCTGAACTTGATCTTTGAGCACCGTGCAGAGCACCACCGACACCGCCACGGTCAGTAGGAGCAGAGAGTAGAACCACCAGCCGGGGATGTCCGCGTACTTGTGCATCAAGCGCGTGTGGATGTCTGGCTTCCCTTTATAGGAAGCACGGTACCGATCGTGGATCTCCCTGCACCATGTGACAATTACATAATAGTTTGATTTGATTCTTCTCGAACCATTCTATCTCAAATGCAATTCTCAGAGAAACGACCGCCGATTATAGGTATGTAGATATTGTCAATAAAACATTCTCCGAGTGTACTCTGTTGAAAGTTTGCCTTTATGCTACCATTCGTTTGCAAGGAAAATAAATGGACCGATTTGATGTAGTAATTTTGCACGCTAGAAGATGATCTAGAGCAACAACAAGGAAGCCGTAAATTAAGTTTCAGTTTagtaagaaagagagagagagacagagagagagatgcaAACGAGGAACATACCTGCCGTAGAAGAACATAACATGGGTGAACGTAGCTGCGATGGCAGCAAATCCGAAACCATAGCTTAGAGCAAAGAACATGCTCAAATTGATCCTTCCTTGCTTCTCATAAGCTGCCATGTCGATCTCGAACCGATCGTTCACGATGGCAGTGATATTGTACTTTCGGCCAGTCGCAGCGAACAGCTCCGAGGAGAAGATGGGAAAAGTCTTGGCATCGAACGAGTTGAGACCCCAATAGGCCACGGGTATGACGATGTATACGAAGATGACGAAGCCGATGAAGACGTTGACGATGGCGAAGAAAGGGGACACCAGCGGGCTGCCGAGGAAGGAAACGGCGGTGGACCAGTCGAGGGTGAAGGCGCCGATGGCCAACCCATTCAGGCCGGACCCGAGCTGCTGGGCCGTGACAGACTTGGAGAACAACCAGCAGACCCACGACATGCTGGTGATGGTCGGGAAGAAGTACCCTGGCACCGTGTACCAGCAGAAGCTGCAGATGAGCACGATGACGAAGAACTTGGCTCTCGAAATGCGGCGAATTCGGCCGTCTTCTTTCTCATGCAACGCTCTGCGATCAGTAGAAAGCTCGCTTTTAAATTTGCAATTTATAATAACGAAAACTAGGGTGGCCTTTTGTATTTACCCCccaagaatttttttttccttatctGATGTGGCTGTAGCTCTCCTAGAGACATAGATAAGATGAAAAGAAGCGTTTGAGGTAGGGATCATAACGAGGAGTTAATTCAAAGGATCCATCTATGAATTCATAGATGTAACCAGAAAAGCCAATCCGAATCAATGTAACCGATTTGGttagtttgattttttttcttcttaataaTCGATTCAATTCTGTTCCAAAAATTCTTAatttcaactaggaaaataaggtATCATTTAAAACTATCATAAATCATGGTACATGATTCAAATGTGTATCTATATGAATGAGGTGTTTTCGGTTGAAATTATACGTGTGCATATCGATCAAATAATACCTAAAGCTTTGATTCTTTCTTGTGGGCTTATGGCTTATGATCGTTAGGTTCCATTTTAATTTGTATCAACGGCGGATCATCAGTTCTGCTCGGCCTACGAGACAGCAACAGATATACTAGGGGATAAGAAAGATGTTactggaattaaaaaaaaaaaaaaaggcatccgTAACAAACTTGACATTCAAAACCGTTCATCTCATTTTTCCTTCTTACGGATGTTACGGAAACAACGGGATCTCCATCCGCGTCACATCGGTGGCTGCGGTGTTACGTCACCGGTGTCACGTGAACGGAGGTGCACAATACGCGAGGCCGCGTAGGAtttaaggaaaagggaagaatgcGGGAGTCACCGATGAAGAAGCGTGATCGCAACCGATCATTCAAAAAAGCAAGAGCAACATGGTCGGTGGATTTGACATGGGAGGGTCCAGATTCCTATCACATGCCCGACGGAGATGTGGCGTAGAAATGCGGATCCTCGGCACCGGTGGAGTCGAAAAATAAACTAATGGCAGATCAAGGATTAGAATGGTGAAGATGGAAGTTCCCAAGGCAAGAGGAGGTTGAGTTGGATGGAACAATGGCGTGTCTTGTACTTGGTATTCCGGGGTAAAATGGAAACACGGTGAATGACGAGACGGATTCGGCTGTGCAACAGAGGGATCATTCGGAGGAATCGAAATAGAATGCAGTAAGCGAGCTAGCGAGCGAGCGAGCATCAGGGCGAGTTGAAGGAAGGATCGAATAGCAAAGCGAAGGAAGAAGGTAGAAGAACAATTACCGGAAGAGCGAGACCTGCACGAGCGTGCTGGGCCACCACATGTGCGCCGGCTCCACCACGTACCGCCTCATCAGCCCCGCCCATCCGTACCCCAACACCTGCGCAACGCACGCAAACACAACCCATGAGTCGATTCGAATTGATCGGTTCACCGAACCCATTCCAATTCTAGAACGAATCAAATGAAGAGGAGGACATCATCGCATCGACGCTGAACCTGGGTGGTGATGATGAGCAGCCAGCCGGCGATTAAGCTGATACTCCGCTTGTAGAAGGCCCTGATGATGTTGACGATGCCGACGGCGTAGGCGGAGCCGTTGCCGAAGGCGCACCCGGCGTTGGCGAAGATGGAGATGAGAACGTGCTCCTTCATGTTGAAGGGCCCCGGGTTGAGGGAGAACTCCCGCTGCCCCAGCCCCGGCAGCCGGAACCTCCACGTGGGTAGCACCCGGGCCAGAAAGTGGCCCAGCGGCAGCGACGCCACCTGCACGGTGATCTGCGTGATCACCAGCGGCTCGCTGCGGTACGAGAAGAACTGGTTGAGGAACGACATCAGGCAGACGGACGCCAGCCCCAGGAACCACATTCGGAACGTCCACACCGGCAGCGTCGGGTCGTCCGTGTTCGTCACCGTCAGCCGCACCTGCTCGATCGGCGAGAactcctcatcctcttcctccttctcggacgCCTCTTCGATCTCCATCGCTCCAGCCGTTCCTCTACCACCGCCACCCATCGTCTTGTTGCAAATGGGCTTTGGCGGTTTACTCTTCTGGGCGAAGACGAGggataagaagaagagggagggaggggtATTTGTTTTGTTTGTTACTCACATTCGCTGGCGGTGGAGAAGAATTGGGGGGACTCTGTGACTGCGAACAAATATAGACACTTGCTGGTGCAGCAGAGTCCGGCctaaaaaataatagataaaaagtgAGCAGGAATCTCAGTCTGtcatcctttaaaaaaaaaagaaaaaagaaaaaaaaagagagaggcaATTTTCACATTTAATCCTCCAAAAAATCATTTAATCTCTGTTACTCGGCTGAAGCGGATTCACCGATGAGAACCGAGGAGTGTGGGTGTGGTGGACCACGCACTTTTGGCTAAAGGTATTTTGGCAGCATTATCGATTGGACAGCGGCCTCGGTGGGGGTCCCTCCTTGATTAATTTTGGTATACTTGTTGTTTGGAAAATGGCAATGCAAGCTTCGTAACAGCAGTGACAAAGGTTTGTTTATAATAATACTTGGTCACAGCATGTTCGCTAGTTTGCCTATCGATTGACGATATGGATTGTTCCTTCACGATCAAGAG comes from the Musa acuminata AAA Group cultivar baxijiao chromosome BXJ2-8, Cavendish_Baxijiao_AAA, whole genome shotgun sequence genome and includes:
- the LOC135619269 gene encoding binding partner of ACD11 1-like; amino-acid sequence: MTVSTVKISNVSRGASVQDIKEFFSFSGDIVYIEVQSVDESSQVAYVTFKDSQGAETALLLTGAKICDLVIDITPAVDYQLPATVLIPPASNDGDEGAGGIGSAVRKAENVVTTMLAKGFVLGKDALNKAKSFDEKHQLTSTASAKVSDLDKRMGLSEKISMGTAAVNEKVMEMDQKYQVSEKTRSAIAAAEQKVSTAGAAIMKNRYVFTGAAWVTGAFGKVARVASDVGTKAMDKAATEQERRKVEEQLAKGHDESGDPKDSTTSSKDSTTSDDSPTSKDSPTKHQDKPEPAQGTIL
- the LOC135619268 gene encoding oligopeptide transporter 4-like translates to MGGGGRGTAGAMEIEEASEKEEEDEEFSPIEQVRLTVTNTDDPTLPVWTFRMWFLGLASVCLMSFLNQFFSYRSEPLVITQITVQVASLPLGHFLARVLPTWRFRLPGLGQREFSLNPGPFNMKEHVLISIFANAGCAFGNGSAYAVGIVNIIRAFYKRSISLIAGWLLIITTQVLGYGWAGLMRRYVVEPAHMWWPSTLVQVSLFRALHEKEDGRIRRISRAKFFVIVLICSFCWYTVPGYFFPTITSMSWVCWLFSKSVTAQQLGSGLNGLAIGAFTLDWSTAVSFLGSPLVSPFFAIVNVFIGFVIFVYIVIPVAYWGLNSFDAKTFPIFSSELFAATGRKYNITAIVNDRFEIDMAAYEKQGRINLSMFFALSYGFGFAAIAATFTHVMFFYGREIHDRYRASYKGKPDIHTRLMHKYADIPGWWFYSLLLLTVAVSVVLCTVLKDQVQLPVWGLFFACALAFIFTLPISIITATTNQTPGLNIITEYMMGLLQPGKPISNVCFKVYGYMSMAQAVSFLADFKLGHYMKIPPRSMFLVQLIGTIIAGTINITVAHWMLGSIDNICERARLPPNSPWTCPGDRVFFDASVIWGLVGPRRIFGPLGNYGSLNWFFLGGAIGPVLVWGLHRAFPARSWIPLVNLPVLLGATGIMPPASPINFTAWVVVGTVFNYAVYRRRKKWWERFNYILSAAMDAGVAFMGVLLYFALNMENTSIDWWGTDEHCPLATCPTAKGVQVDGCPVF